Within the Bos indicus x Bos taurus breed Angus x Brahman F1 hybrid chromosome 17, Bos_hybrid_MaternalHap_v2.0, whole genome shotgun sequence genome, the region CTGGCACGTGCCAGGACAACTTGGTCTTTCAGGATCGGGCTCTGGGCTCGCAGTGGGGTGCGACCTCCGACACAGATAAATTCAGCAGCATCGTCCTGTGTCCACCTCCTGGCGTGTAGTGGGCTGAGCGCTCTGGGTACTCCTGTGAGCCTgcggattgtgtgtgtgtgtgtgtgtgtgcgtgtgttgcAGGGTCTGTGTCTCTCCCGACACTTCTGTGAGCTGGGGGCTGTTGTGTGCCGCACGCCCGTGCCGCCTCCGTGTCCCGCACCTGGTGGCATCGCTCGGTCTCCCTGCTGGCCTGGCTGTAGATGCAGGTGCGTTTCAGTGCGTGtctgtgtgcacgcatgtgtgcaggcgtgtgtgcacgcgtgttCGGTCTCTCTGCTGGTCTGGCGGGTAGGTGCAGGTGcgtttcagtgtgtgtgtctgtgtgaacgtgtgtgtgcacgcgtgtgcgtGTGTACTCAGCCTCCGTGTGGCGTGTGCTCCGGCTAAGGCCTTCTCCAGTCCCACATTCCTCCCGCTCCTTTGTGCTCTGTGCTACAGAAAATATTTGCGTTTCCACGACTCATAATTTTTCCTCCTCAATCGCTACCAGATGTGGGTCCTGTGGTCCCCGTCCCCATGGCAACGGAGGTTCCAGCAGCCGCGGTTCCCTTTTGTGGCGCCTGCCCTGGGAGCTGGCGCTGCTGCAGGCCTGTGAGGGGGGAGTGGGTGTCGGGCTAGGGGGAGCGGTTCCCGGCAGCTCCCTCCCCAGGCTGCTACCTAGACCGTCCGGGGGGCTTCCTGGCCCGGGTGCCCCAGGCCACGGCATCTGCCCCCAGGGCGCCCGGTGGCAGGGCTGCTGCATGAGGCGTCAACACAGAGGGGCTCCTGAAATTCAGGGTCTCCGATACCCAGAGGCTCCGGGGCAGGCCTGGTGGACGTGAGATATGGGGCCCGAGCCCTCTGGTCGCCTCATACCGTGCTGATCCAGGCCAGGGAGTATTTTACCTGCTggagcaggggttggggggtCAGGGAACAACAGGGTGGGCACAGTGAGTGGGGCTGCCCAGCCACTGCCGCCCGACCCATGGCCCTGCCCTCCACCATCCTCCTCGGTCAGTGCACTGCCCTCGCCAGGCCTCTGCCCCTCCTAGCCAACGTTAAGGCTGTGTTCTTTGCCTGGCAGCCAGCATGGCCTGGTGCCGAAAGGAAGGGATGAGGCTGTGGCCAGGCGCGGGGCCACGGCTGGGAGGGTGCCCGGCTGGCTCGAGGGAAGCCACATGCCCAGGGACCGGGAGCCCGCCTTCCACGTGCGGCCCGACCAGGCCAGAGGTGGGACCGCGGCCACGGGAGCCACGCCAGACGTCCACCCGTGCCATGAGGCGTCTCCATGCAGCTGGCTCGGCCCCTGCACAGGTCACCGACGTGGACCTCCAGGTGGCATCCGGCCAGAGGACCAGAGGCTCGCCGGGTGAGACACCTGAGCGGCCAGCACCGGGCACACTCCGGCCGTTCCAGGGTCCACAGGACGGGTGTGGGGAGGTGATGGGAGCGTCTTGGCCGAATCTCCTGACAGAAAGAGCTGGCagcggggggtggggaagaggcctGCCAGGCAGAGGCGGGTGACGGAGGAGCCCAGGTGGGCGGGGACAGCGCACACCTAGAGCGGTGAGGTTCTGGAGCTCAGGAAGGTCACTTGCGAGGCCCTCCTGAGGGCCACAAGCCCTGAAGACATGGAATACGGGGCCGCAGAAAGAAGGCCAGGCCAGGGAGGGGGCCAGCGGGGGCCAGGCAGTGGGGAGCTGCCTCCAGGCCCAGCCGGGGCTCGGGGGCCAGGcgtgctcccccctccccccagttcCTGCGGCCGGCAAGGCTGGCGGCTGAGCGTTTCCGGCTGAGGACAGGGAGCCCATTGAGATGGACAGCGGGGCTCTGTGCACTGCCAGACGTGGCCCAGCTGGAGGCTGTGCCCCTGGCCTGCTGCCCCCTGGCCCCAGCCTCTGACCCACCCTAGACACACCAGAGAGCTCGGGGCCCCAAGCGTACAGCAGTGGCCGGTGGGGAAGGCGCAGGGCAGGGGTAGCGACACACCAGCTGCTTCCTCATAACCACCCTACCtgttcctgcctgcctgcccggCACCAGCAAGGGGGTGGGCTGAGTGGGTGCCCAACACACTGGATAAAAAGATCAAGGCTGGGCACACGGACAGGACACGCTTCCCACGTGGTCCTGGGGGGCCACACCTGCGCTCCCAGACGCCACTTGGGTCATGGGGTGCCAGGTGTCTTGGGGTGAAGTCCTTGTCAGAGGCCCAGCGGAGAGGAAGCAGGCAGACCATGGGGGGGGGAGGCACTTTATTCGGAAAGCTTTGGCCGAGCCCCTGCCAAGAGGAGCCCATCCTGGGGCCCccgggggtagggggtgggagcAGCCCTGCCGGGGGCCTATAAATACATCTCCTCAGGCCACTGGAGTCGCCCCTCGGATTCCCAGGCATGTGGGGTGCTGGGAGGCCATCAAAACCAGCTCGACAGCGGAGGGGGCTGGGAAGGACTGGTGGGGGACAGCCAAGCCCCCTGAGGAGCAGAGAccagccctcctccccaggctcctATCAACCAGAGGCCCTGGGGCTCAGCCAGTGGAAGGAGCCTCTGGCCAGGGTCACAGGGAGGGAGCCTCCAGCCAGAGGCACCAGGCCTTGACCGGAGAGGCATCCAGGGTGGAAGTGCTTCTGGCCCCAGCCAGTGAGAAGGCGGCCCAGCCAAGGCACTCTGGGCCAGTGGGAGGTGTTCTCTAGACAGAGCCCTCCTGCCCCTGGCCTTGGAGAGCCCGGCGGGCAGACAGGAGCCCTCCCCAGGGAGGCCGTAGGAAGGGAAGGGTCAGCGAAGCGCCTGTCAGGCCTCAGCCACCGGGATGGGGCTTCCTGCCGCAGCGAGCATGGTCTTGTCCAGGAGGGCCGCGGGGCCTGAACCAGCGAGATGCAGCCTCCCGCCCGGCGGCTCCAGACTGGGGCCCCCGCGGGAGACGCGGGGGCGCAAGGCGCGGGGTGCCAAGCAGCGCTGCTAAGCGGGGAAGTTGCAGGCCCACGGGGCTCCCTTACTACAGCGTGGGCGCGCCCACCCGGCCCGGCTCGCCTGCCAGCTCCCGGCTCTTCTTGCGGGGCGGCTTCTGGATGGGGGTTTTCTTTCGAGGGGTGTCGGATCCGGGCGCGCCGGCTGCCGCCTTTTCCGGCCCCAGGGCCTCAGGTGCGGGGGGCGCGCGGGCGGGAGAGGAGGGAGGCGCGGAGCGCTTGGCCTTTTGCGGAGGCGCCGGCTTCTCTCGGGGGCCCTGCATGCCCGCGGGCCCCTCGGCGCGACCCAGGCTGCGAGTCTTGTCGCGCAGCTCGGCGGCCAGCATGGAGGCGGCCTCGGGCGCACTGCGCGGGGGCCCGCCAGCGTCCGTGGGCTCTGGGAGGCCCGGGCCTCGGCCCCGAGCCCGAGCCCGAGGCGGGGAGGGTGCCCCGAGGGCCGGCCCCTCCTCTGCCAGCCCGGGGGGCCGCGCCGACGTGTCGCTGGGCGTCCGTTTCCTCTTGCTGGGGCTGGGAGCGGCCTCGGGGCCGGCGGGTGGGGGCGAGGGCGCaggggcggtggcggcggcggcggcggccccggCACCCTGCTTGCCATGGATCCAGGACACCTTGGGTTTGGTGGCGGGGTCGGGTGGTGGCGGCTTCCGGCGCTCGGGCGATGGCGAAAGCGACAGGCCTCGGGCCTCGTCTCGGACCCGGGCCGGCCGGGCCTCGCGCCGGGCCACGCGCGCATACAGCGCCCCTCCGGGCCCGTCGCCGCTGGACGCCGACCGCTCGCTGTCGGAGGACGGGGGGAGGGGCGCCGCCTCCTCCGCGGGCGTGGTCACCGGCGCCGCGGCGGGGGCCTCCGAATCCCGGCTCTCGGCAGCCGCCTCTGACCAGGGAAGAGAGGGCCGGTCACCGCCCGCGGGAAAAGCTTGGCCCTCCAGCTTCCAGGCGCAAGCCACCGCCGGCGCCCCCTCCCgtcctcttccctccctgctgGTGCTCAGGAGTCCTGGCATCCAGACGGGCCTGGCATGCTCGCGCGCTGACCGCAGACTTGGAGCCCCTGGGCAGGACAAGGGGCTCCTTCCTGGGCCGCAGCCCCTCAGCCTCGAACCTCTCCCGCACCCCATTCCTGGCCTCGGGGCCACCATGACCACATCTGGCCCTCTATTCCTTATCCTTCCTTAAGAGCAATCAAGACTCAGGCTCACCTGGTCACCTGCCCAGAGTCATTGACGGGGACGGtagcaggaggagaggggccaGAAGCCCAGAGAGTGAGCCTGCTTCCTGACGTTTGTGAGCCAAGGCTTCCCATCAAAGTGTGCCTCCAGACCCCCAAGACtccctttcctgtctcctcttgccagctcctcccccagcccagaaACTTGTCTCTGCCTGGTGTCCCCAGCTGTGAACCCAGCTGTGGCTACCTCCCCAGACCCCTAGCCGAGTCTGGTGCTGGGCAGCACAGAAGCCTGACCTGCAGCCTTAGCTGtatgtcccccacccccagctaaCAGCATCACCAGCccttcctccctgtccctccGAGCAGAGATCTTTTCAGCGAGAACCCTTTGCTGGGTCAGAGCGAGAGGGGTCCTCACCCCAAGGAGGCGAACTCACCCTCGTGGGGTACGCAGTACACGGGGCCTTCGTCTGTGGTAtcgaaggaggagaaggaggcccGGGAGGACCATGATGGTGAGGGCTGCTCCAGCCCCGAGGGCGGCTCCAGGAAGCTGCAGTTGAGTGTGTTGTCCAGGTCATGATGGGCCACTGGGGGGGAGGGAGGCACAGCTGTCAGGGGCCCTGCCTTGCCCCAGCCAGGGCCCTCACCAGCCCTTCTGCCACAGTGAGGTAGGGACCCAACCAGCTGTACCCCCAAGACTCTAAGCAGGACAGGCAACTCAACAGGCCTCTCCCAGCAGCCAGGGAGCTGACCGAGGTCAGGCCGAAAGTTATGAAGAGAGGGAGCACCTGGCTGGGAGACGCCATCAGGCCCTCCAGTCCATGCTTCAGACCCTGCCCTGCGGCAGTTTCTGAGAGCAAATGCGCAGTAGAGAGGCCACCCTTTGGCTCAGCCCACCTCAGCAGGCTGCCACCCCCAGGCACAGCCTCCTCAGATGTAGACCCTGCCAACAGGGAATCCCAGAGGCTGGCCAGCCCGTCCTCCTTGCACAAACAGGAGGTGGGCTCCAGCCCCTACACCCGTGTCCACAGACCCCACCATGCTGAGTGGGCCCAGCGTGGCTTTTCTCAGCTGTCTCTACCTTTACCTCCCAGGAGACTTCATCACCTCGTCCCCTTCATCTTTGGAAACAAGTGGGAAAGACACAGAGAGCTTCCACCCCAGTGTGAATCAGTgcagacagagaagagaaaacgGCATGCCCTGCAACCCAGAAGCTGACCCGTCCTGACAGCGGTGGGGGCCCAGGGGTCAGCCTGCCCCCTTTCCAGGGAAGACCCTGGGCACTGCCAGAAGTCTGGGCCGGGGACGGGGGCTTCTTGCGGCAGGGCATTCCCACGCACAGGTCCCGCGTCCACCTGCGGTTCCGCACCAGGACAGACGGTGCGTTCACTCCCGCAGACTGCTGGGCGACGGGACGTCCAGACCACCatccctgccttcctcccaggctcccccgtatCCGCGAGCCCTCTTTCCTCGCCCTGGGCGCATCTCCCCTCGCCCCTCCCATGGACAATCAAGGCCCCGCCATTCCTATACTGACCCGGTCACGCCCACTTCCCGCAGCCGCCTGCGTCGGGAGTGTTCCCCGGTCATCCTTACCTACGACCTTGGGCAGCTTCTGCCTGCGGAGCGGGATCCGGGGTAGCTTCATGCTGATACGACTGAAGCGTCCGCACAGGCGCTGCGGCGCCTTCTTCCTCCCCAGCGAGAGCTCCCtgcgggggcggggcctgagcGAAGGGGGCGGGACCGTACCTTGGCCGGAGGGGCGGGGCAAGTCAGCGGGTGCCCACCCATGGGGCGGGgccggcggcggggcggggcctaCAGTGGACGCGGGAAAAGGGGCGGGGCcaccgggcggggcggggcggcaaGCAGGGCCTGAGCTAACCCGGTCCGGGGCCTACAGTGTACGCGGTCCCTCGGGGCGGGGCCTGAGCGAAGGGGCGGGGCCGGGAAAGGCGCACCTAGCCGGAGACCCAGCGCGACGCGCGCCGGGCTAGGGCCCGGCCGCGAAGCCTCACCCGCGCGCTGGGTCCTTGCCGCGGCAGGCGCAGCAGCAGCCGAGCAGCGAGAGCAGCAGGCCGAGGAGCAGGGCGAGCAGCGCCCCGGCGCCCATCACGCCCTTGCGCTGATTGGTCTCTGTGGGGAGCGCCCGATCAGAGCGGCGGCCAGCGACCGCCGCGCCCCCGCCCGGTGGCCCCTACCCACTCACCCAGGCGGCAGGCACCGGTAACCGGGTCGCACGAGTCTTCGTGGCAGCTGCAGGCCTGGGCGCAGTCCACGCCGTGGAGCCCGGGCGGGCACGTCAGGTTACAGCTGCGGGAGCGCGAGGTCAGGGAGGCGGGCGGGGTCTGGGGACGCCGCCGAGCTGCCCTCCGAGACGCCTCCCGCGCTCGACCCCGCGGCCGGCCAGCCCCGCGTTCCCTGGCTCCACTCTCTAGGGACTGcggccacccccacctccagcacGTCCTGGGCGATCAGTGTTTTGGAAATGCATGGGTGCACTCCAGCGCCGGGGAGTCTGGGGGCCTGGCCGAGATCACTGGCCGCGGTGCCCACTTCGGGGGCTGACTCTTGTGTACAGGGAAGAGAGGCTGCCGGACCAGACCCGTGGGTGTACGTGGAGGTCCCTGCTCACTTCATATCATCAGCTCAGGGGAGCCCACTGACCACAGGCTGACCTGGCCGCCAGATCCGGCTTGAACGCCGGCTCCACACCAGGGCAGGAAACTGCCCCCCAAGAGCCCCTGGTCGCTCCCTAGCTGGCTGAGGGCCAAGCCTGGGTCCCACCTGGTCGCCAATACAGCAGCACCTGGGGTCTGGCTGGAGCCCTGTGCCGGATACTGACTCCTCAGACCTCTCGTCCCCGGGCACTCACTGGGGCCCATGGACGCCCGGGCTGCAGAGGCATCGTCCGGACTGGAAGTCGCAGTGGCCAC harbors:
- the SCARF2 gene encoding scavenger receptor class F member 2 isoform X2; its protein translation is MEGAGPRGAGPARRRGAGGPSLLLLLLWLLPGPTAPQELSPRGRNVCRAPGSQELTCCAGWRQQGDECGIAVCEGNSTCSENEVCVRPGECRCRHGYFGANCDTKCPRQFWGPDCKELCVCHPHGQCEDVTGQCTCHARRWGARCEHACQCQHGACHPRSGACRCEPGWWGPQCASACYCSATSRCDPQTGACLCHAGWWGRSCNNQCACNTSPCEQQSGRCQCRERTFGARCERYCQCFRGRCHPVDGTCACEPGYRGKYCREPCPAGFYGLGCRRRCGQCKGQQPCTVAEGRCLTCEPGWNGTKCDQPCAAGFYGEGCGRRCPPCRDGHACNHVTGKCTRCNAGWIGDRCETKCSNGTYGEDCAFVCADCGSGHCDFQSGRCLCSPGVHGPHCNLTCPPGLHGVDCAQACSCHEDSCDPVTGACRLETNQRKGVMGAGALLALLLGLLLSLLGCCCACRGKDPARGELSLGRKKAPQRLCGRFSRISMKLPRIPLRRQKLPKVVVAHHDLDNTLNCSFLEPPSGLEQPSPSWSSRASFSSFDTTDEGPVYCVPHEEAAAESRDSEAPAAAPVTTPAEEAAPLPPSSDSERSASSGDGPGGALYARVARREARPARVRDEARGLSLSPSPERRKPPPPDPATKPKVSWIHGKQGAGAAAAAATAPAPSPPPAGPEAAPSPSKRKRTPSDTSARPPGLAEEGPALGAPSPPRARARGRGPGLPEPTDAGGPPRSAPEAASMLAAELRDKTRSLGRAEGPAGMQGPREKPAPPQKAKRSAPPSSPARAPPAPEALGPEKAAAGAPGSDTPRKKTPIQKPPRKKSRELAGEPGRVGAPTL
- the SCARF2 gene encoding scavenger receptor class F member 2 isoform X1, which codes for MEGAGPRGAGPARRRGAGGPSLLLLLLWLLPGPTAPQELSPRGRNVCRAPGSQELTCCAGWRQQGDECGIAVCEGNSTCSENEVCVRPGECRCRHGYFGANCDTKCPRQFWGPDCKELCVCHPHGQCEDVTGQCTCHARRWGARCEHACQCQHGACHPRSGACRCEPGWWGPQCASACYCSATSRCDPQTGACLCHAGWWGRSCNNQCACNTSPCEQQSGRCQCRERTFGARCERYCQCFRGRCHPVDGTCACEPGYRGKYCREPCPAGFYGLGCRRRCGQCKGQQPCTVAEGRCLTCEPGWNGTKCDQPCAAGFYGEGCGRRCPPCRDGHACNHVTGKCTRCNAGWIGDRCETKCSNGTYGEDCAFVCADCGSGHCDFQSGRCLCSPGVHGPHCNLTCPPGLHGVDCAQACSCHEDSCDPVTGACRLETNQRKGVMGAGALLALLLGLLLSLLGCCCACRGKDPARGPRPRRELSLGRKKAPQRLCGRFSRISMKLPRIPLRRQKLPKVVVAHHDLDNTLNCSFLEPPSGLEQPSPSWSSRASFSSFDTTDEGPVYCVPHEEAAAESRDSEAPAAAPVTTPAEEAAPLPPSSDSERSASSGDGPGGALYARVARREARPARVRDEARGLSLSPSPERRKPPPPDPATKPKVSWIHGKQGAGAAAAAATAPAPSPPPAGPEAAPSPSKRKRTPSDTSARPPGLAEEGPALGAPSPPRARARGRGPGLPEPTDAGGPPRSAPEAASMLAAELRDKTRSLGRAEGPAGMQGPREKPAPPQKAKRSAPPSSPARAPPAPEALGPEKAAAGAPGSDTPRKKTPIQKPPRKKSRELAGEPGRVGAPTL